A segment of the Chlorogloeopsis sp. ULAP01 genome:
CAAGACGAAGATGAAGTTTATGAACTCCAGTTCGGACGCTATTTCGGTAAGGGTAAAGTCAGGGCAGGTTTACCGTTGGACGAAGAATGATAATCAATTATTAGTCATTGGTCAATGGTCATTGGTTAGTAGGGGCGGGTTTTGTTGAGCATCTTGCCGTTCAAACAGATAATTTATCTTCTAAACCCGCACGGCAGTCGCTACAACGGGGGAAACCCCCCGAAGTTCTGATCGGCGGAAGCCGCCGCACCCTTACGGGAAGCCGCCTCCGGCGTCTACAGACTTCTCTCCGCAACGCGCTGCCTCCCGTACACTGGTTAGTAGTTAGTAGAATAACCAACAATTCACTACTATCTATTAACTACTAAAAAGTAATTCATGAATAAAATCGTTATCTTATCCTGCCTATTACTTATACTCGTAGGTTGTCAACTTCAAAATAAGCCTGAAGCAAAGGCACCGATGGAGGTAAAAGTCACACAAGTTGTCAGTGGGCAAACCATAGAAGTAATAGGGATAGGCGAGCAACCAAATTTGATTTCTCAAGTGCGGTTGTTAGGTATCGATACTCCAGATTTACAACAGCGCCCTTGGGGCAATGCAGCCAGAGAACGCCTGCAAGAGCTAATTGGTGAACAACCTGTCAAGCTGGAGTTTGATGTAGAAGTCAAGGATCAATTTGGGCGCACTCTGGCTTACGTATGGAAAGATGGAGCGTTATTGAATGAACAGTTAACCAAAGAAGGACATGCTCTATTTGTAGCGCGATCGCCTAACCATAAATACGATCGCCGTCTTGAACGCGCTCAACAAAGAGCAAGACTTTTGGGAATAGGTATTTGGAATCCAGAAAATCCCATGCGTTTTACTCCTGCTGAATTTCGCCGCCAATATCGTTAGCAGGGAAAGTAGGAGAGTGGAAGCAGGGGAGCAGAGGGGGAGTATAAACAACTAACCAATGACTATTGACTAATGACTAATGACTATTGACTATTAACTATGGACTAATGACTATGGACTAATGACTAATCTGCAAATCTTCCTAGACATTGCTACAGAAGCGGCGCTAGCTGCTGGCGCGGTTTTGCAAGGTTACTTGGGTAAAGTAGAAGATGCTATTACCGAAAAAGGACGCCCTGGCGATTTAGTCACTGTTGCCGATAAAGCTTCAGAAGAGGTGGTTTTGGAAGCTTTGCGCCGTCACTTTCCCGATCACGCCATACTTGCGGAAGAATCTGGGAAAATAGGAAATCAAGAAAATGAATTTCTTTGGGCGATTGATCCTTTGGATGGTACAACTAATTTTGCTCATCAATACCCATGTTTTACTGTATCCATCGGGTTGTTAATTGATGGCATACCGCAAGTAGGTGTCATTTACGATCCGTTTCACAATGAATTATTTCGTGCGGCACAAGGTTTGGGAGCGACACGTAACCGTCACCCTATTAGAGTTTCAGAAACTTCTAAACTAAGTAAAAGTCTTCTAGTAACAGGATTTGCCTACGATCGCCGGGAAACATCTGACAACAACTACGCAGAATTTTGTCACTTCACTCATCTTACTCAAGGAGTCAGGCGCACTGGTTCAGCGTCTCTCGATTTAGCTCATGTTGCCTGTGGACGTGTCGATGGCTATTGGGAGCGGGGAATTTCTCCTTGGGATATTGCGGCGGGCATAATTATCTTACGGGAAGCTGGGGGTAAAGTTACCGCCTATGATGGCACCCCCATCAAACTTAAATCGGGTAGGATTCTGGCGACAAATGGTTATATTCACGACATTATGATTCGCGAACTTCAACAAGTTCCACCCTTGTCTGCGTGGAAGTAATTTGAGAGGGGACGCAAAGCACAGGGGCAGAGGGGCAGGGGTGCAGAGGAGAGGAGGAGAACAACCAACTACTAACTATTAGCTATTAACTACTATCCACTAACTAGAGGACTCATATTGAATACATCTGTGCTTGGGTGTCACTTCGATGTTATATTTATTGAAATTAATTATCATCAAGCGACAAAATTTTATAACTATAATATGACCATTACGCTAACATGCGAAGAACTAGACGCAATCTGGGAAGAATCTATACAGAACAGCGTGTGCAGCTCCAACTTGAATTCGGATGAGAAAGTTTATAAAATTCCCAAACTACTAGGTGAAGGTTATTCTCAAGAAATCCAGGTATATCCTGAAATTTACCTTTCGTTGTTGGATTATGAATATCGGGATGACGTATTAGAAAAGACTTCGACTAACGAGCATAAACTACATTTTGATGTTCTGCTTTCAGGGAAAATTACTATAGGTAATGGTCAATTTGGGGAAGGCTATACGCTGATTTGTGGTGGTGGAATTCAAAGGAAAACTATTGCAGAGGCTAAAAAAGGTCAACGAATTGTCCAGGTTAGTATGCAT
Coding sequences within it:
- a CDS encoding thermonuclease family protein: MNKIVILSCLLLILVGCQLQNKPEAKAPMEVKVTQVVSGQTIEVIGIGEQPNLISQVRLLGIDTPDLQQRPWGNAARERLQELIGEQPVKLEFDVEVKDQFGRTLAYVWKDGALLNEQLTKEGHALFVARSPNHKYDRRLERAQQRARLLGIGIWNPENPMRFTPAEFRRQYR
- a CDS encoding inositol monophosphatase family protein, with product MTNLQIFLDIATEAALAAGAVLQGYLGKVEDAITEKGRPGDLVTVADKASEEVVLEALRRHFPDHAILAEESGKIGNQENEFLWAIDPLDGTTNFAHQYPCFTVSIGLLIDGIPQVGVIYDPFHNELFRAAQGLGATRNRHPIRVSETSKLSKSLLVTGFAYDRRETSDNNYAEFCHFTHLTQGVRRTGSASLDLAHVACGRVDGYWERGISPWDIAAGIIILREAGGKVTAYDGTPIKLKSGRILATNGYIHDIMIRELQQVPPLSAWK